One window of Arcobacter cloacae genomic DNA carries:
- a CDS encoding TolC family protein, whose product MMKRILIPFFISSFLFANEKDDLVLLPLKNEIKDLQIKGINEKKEINKYEWLDDLNINLSQTKNNENITTKDYSLNLSQKVLDFGGIMAQIDYSNYLFKQEALKIQMDNFEELNSLYKNLIELKINDIDIEQNILNINNSEIEVNIKKSLYKNGQSNISDLNDAIMKKNSFEDSKMQLQLEKVKYENEIQKLSSYQISDIKIPKISIIPKEIFLENATKKLYANLESKVTQSTYQKTKSDYLPSFKINATVGIEDSKEIKNEDYYSYGAAIVMPLSYTSSNNIEYSKLVYLQNMKKENLVQIELEKTYQTFLETIKQFENRINLALNDIKLFEELLQLNQEEFQAGFKAIEDVQTLKNSKKIRTLDIEKYKLNIQKELLALYFQII is encoded by the coding sequence ATGATGAAAAGAATTTTAATACCATTTTTTATAAGTTCATTTCTTTTTGCAAATGAAAAAGATGATTTAGTTTTATTACCTTTGAAAAATGAAATAAAAGATTTACAAATAAAAGGCATAAATGAAAAAAAAGAGATAAATAAATACGAATGGTTAGATGATTTAAATATAAATCTTTCACAAACTAAAAATAATGAAAATATAACAACAAAAGATTATTCATTAAATTTAAGCCAAAAAGTGCTTGATTTTGGTGGAATTATGGCTCAAATTGATTATTCAAACTATTTATTTAAACAAGAAGCATTAAAAATTCAAATGGATAATTTTGAGGAATTAAACTCTTTATACAAAAATCTAATAGAGTTAAAAATAAATGATATAGATATAGAACAAAATATTTTAAATATAAACAATAGTGAAATAGAAGTAAATATAAAAAAATCTTTATACAAAAATGGGCAAAGTAATATTAGTGATTTAAATGATGCTATTATGAAAAAGAATAGTTTTGAAGACTCAAAAATGCAGTTACAACTTGAAAAAGTAAAATATGAAAATGAGATACAAAAACTAAGTTCTTACCAAATTTCAGATATAAAAATACCAAAAATTTCTATAATTCCCAAAGAGATTTTTTTAGAAAATGCAACAAAAAAACTATATGCAAATTTAGAATCAAAAGTGACTCAAAGTACATATCAAAAAACAAAAAGTGATTATTTACCCTCTTTTAAAATAAATGCAACAGTAGGAATTGAAGACTCTAAAGAGATAAAAAATGAAGATTATTATTCTTATGGAGCAGCTATTGTTATGCCTTTGTCTTATACTTCTTCAAATAATATAGAGTATTCAAAATTAGTATATTTACAAAATATGAAAAAAGAGAATTTAGTTCAAATTGAACTTGAAAAAACATATCAAACTTTTTTAGAAACCATAAAACAGTTTGAAAATAGAATAAATTTAGCATTAAATGATATAAAACTTTTTGAAGAACTATTGCAACTAAATCAAGAGGAGTTTCAAGCTGGATTTAAAGCAATTGAAGATGTACAGACTCTAAAAAATTCAAAAAAGATAAGAACTTTGGATATAGAAAAATATAAATTAAATATTCAAAAAGAACTTTTAGCTTTATATTTTCAGATTATTTAA
- a CDS encoding response regulator transcription factor — protein MSINEFKNIKILFVEDEDNIRINATSYLKRLFDEVYEAKDAFEAFEIIEYKKPHIIITDINMPKINGLEMIKKIREKDLDTNIIVLSAFTQTNYLLEAVELGLVKYLVKPIRHETIYPVLTQCVKKIKNDNSNIKYFSKDCYFDMLNKILIKEEINIKLTNKESDFLTLLCQNSNSLVTYDTIASVIWNDSFMTEDALRTVARKLRKKLPQNCLENFSKVGYKIVTFK, from the coding sequence ATGAGTATAAATGAATTTAAAAATATAAAAATTTTATTTGTTGAAGATGAAGATAATATTAGAATAAATGCTACTTCATATTTAAAAAGATTGTTTGATGAAGTTTATGAAGCAAAAGATGCTTTTGAAGCTTTTGAAATAATTGAGTATAAAAAACCACACATAATAATCACAGATATAAATATGCCTAAAATCAATGGCTTAGAAATGATAAAAAAAATCAGAGAAAAAGATTTAGATACGAATATCATAGTTTTAAGTGCATTTACACAAACTAATTATTTATTAGAAGCTGTTGAGCTAGGACTTGTAAAATATTTAGTAAAACCAATTCGACATGAGACGATTTATCCTGTTTTAACTCAATGTGTAAAAAAAATTAAAAATGATAATTCAAATATAAAATACTTTTCAAAAGATTGTTATTTTGATATGTTAAATAAAATATTAATAAAAGAAGAAATAAACATAAAACTTACAAATAAAGAATCAGATTTTTTAACACTTTTGTGTCAAAATAGTAATAGTTTAGTGACTTATGACACAATAGCTTCGGTTATTTGGAATGATTCATTTATGACAGAAGATGCACTTAGAACAGTTGCTAGAAAACTAAGAAAAAAACTTCCCCAAAATTGTTTGGAGAATTTTTCTAAAGTTGGATATAAAATTGTAACTTTTAAATAA
- a CDS encoding sensor histidine kinase, giving the protein MRYLLFFILSFSNLYAQYYIQNYIAEDHTNFKKASYSEYKNKQLKEFTIKFKIDLDKLKDETNYLTIVSDKDSLVFSNTKYEIINDIIVVKLDKNQKDELFFKYIYENPKRVEFRWNNISNFEYTYLLKFEGILYGVSYGIIFCAFLYYLIIFFSTKMRCFLYYSLMQFFVLLSLIGFVYFSFQAYPNSTAQAIIDICETLSFLFTLLFAQSILNTKEKMPKIHSFINFFVLLNILDVIAIFFYKYSILYEYLPFYIGFLVPAFAGFIAILKGDKYAIIYTIGWIVVSIFIYIAENWEITPISGIYVIHIGAPLESLIFSFALGYMLKVLVKEKNEKEKLLIHQSKLASMGEMINNIAHQWRQPLTHLGFINMNLQLAYEDDPLDKKYLNEKIEESNSQLDFMSKTIDNFRDFYKPNKQKELFYISDAIKKALEIMEPIFESNKIKFEFNLIKDKQINAYENEYSQVILNLLTNAKDVLISRQIQNPQITIIIDEKNDLSITSILDNAGGIENKYINQLFDPYFTTKQKGSGIGLYMSKMIIESHFKGKIKVFNEKNGAIFIIEV; this is encoded by the coding sequence ATGAGATATTTACTTTTTTTTATTTTATCATTTTCAAATCTTTATGCTCAATATTATATACAAAATTATATAGCAGAAGATCATACTAATTTTAAAAAAGCTTCTTACAGTGAGTATAAAAATAAACAGTTAAAAGAGTTTACAATAAAATTTAAAATTGATTTAGATAAGCTAAAAGATGAAACAAACTATTTAACTATTGTTTCAGACAAAGATTCCCTTGTTTTTTCAAATACAAAATATGAAATAATCAATGACATAATAGTTGTAAAATTAGACAAAAATCAAAAAGATGAACTATTTTTTAAATACATTTATGAAAATCCCAAAAGAGTAGAATTTAGATGGAACAATATTTCAAATTTTGAATATACTTATTTACTAAAATTTGAGGGTATTTTGTATGGAGTATCTTATGGAATAATTTTCTGTGCATTTTTATACTACTTAATCATATTTTTTTCAACAAAAATGAGATGTTTTTTATACTACTCTTTAATGCAATTTTTTGTTCTATTATCGTTAATTGGTTTTGTATATTTTAGTTTTCAAGCCTATCCAAATTCAACTGCTCAAGCAATAATTGATATTTGTGAAACCCTTAGTTTTTTATTTACTCTTTTATTTGCTCAAAGTATCTTAAATACAAAAGAAAAAATGCCTAAAATTCACAGTTTTATAAACTTTTTTGTTCTTTTAAATATTTTAGATGTAATAGCAATATTTTTCTATAAATACTCAATTTTATATGAATATTTACCGTTTTATATAGGATTTTTAGTTCCTGCATTTGCTGGATTTATAGCTATTTTAAAAGGTGATAAATATGCAATTATTTATACTATTGGTTGGATAGTAGTATCAATATTTATTTATATTGCAGAGAATTGGGAAATTACACCAATAAGTGGGATATATGTTATTCACATAGGTGCTCCTTTAGAATCACTTATTTTTAGTTTTGCATTAGGTTATATGTTAAAAGTATTAGTAAAAGAAAAAAATGAAAAAGAAAAACTTCTAATTCATCAAAGTAAACTAGCCTCAATGGGAGAAATGATAAATAATATCGCCCATCAATGGAGGCAACCTCTAACACATTTAGGTTTTATAAATATGAATTTGCAATTAGCCTACGAAGATGACCCTTTAGATAAAAAATATCTAAATGAAAAAATCGAAGAATCAAACTCTCAATTAGATTTTATGTCAAAAACAATAGATAATTTTAGAGATTTTTATAAACCCAATAAACAAAAAGAGCTTTTTTATATAAGTGATGCTATAAAAAAAGCTTTAGAAATAATGGAGCCAATTTTTGAAAGTAATAAAATAAAATTTGAATTTAATCTTATAAAAGACAAACAAATAAATGCTTATGAAAATGAGTATTCACAAGTGATTTTAAATCTTTTAACAAATGCAAAAGATGTTTTAATTTCAAGACAAATTCAAAATCCACAAATTACAATAATAATCGATGAAAAAAATGATTTATCTATTACTTCAATTTTGGATAATGCAGGTGGAATAGAAAATAAATATATAAATCAATTATTTGACCCTTATTTTACAACTAAACAAAAAGGCAGTGGAATTGGTCTTTATATGTCAAAGATGATTATTGAATCTCACTTCAAAGGTAAAATAAAAGTTTTTAATGAAAAAAATGGAGCAATTTTTATTATAGAAGTTTGA
- the fumC gene encoding class II fumarate hydratase, giving the protein MDFRIEKDTMGEIKVPNNQYWGAQTQRSLENFPIGDEKMPKEIIEGFAYLKKACAIVNNKLNRLDEVKTDAICASCDEVIQGKLANEFPLVVWQTGSGTQSNMNINEVVASRATEILGKDFRVEKLIHPNDDVNKGQSSNDTYPTAMRIAFVLEVQKRLIPAINILKDTLENKSKEFENIVKIGRTHLQDATPLTLGQELSAYVDMLNKALNQIDDSMKYIVELAIGGTAVGTGLNSHPDFSPMVCEVLNILTNTKYEFKSHPNKFHALTSHDGEVFLSGALNALASNLMKIANDIRWLSSGPRCGIGEIIIPENEPGSSIMPGKVNPTQSEAMTMVAVQVMGNHTTVSVAASQGNFELNVFKPVIALNIIQSIRLLSDTMLAFNDNCAVGIEPNLTNINKYLNDSLMLVTALNPYIGYEKAALIAKTAHKNGTTLKQEAINLGILSETEFDSYVKPEDMIKPSL; this is encoded by the coding sequence ATGGATTTTAGAATTGAAAAAGATACAATGGGTGAAATTAAAGTTCCAAATAATCAATATTGGGGAGCACAAACTCAAAGAAGTTTGGAAAATTTTCCAATAGGTGATGAAAAAATGCCAAAAGAGATAATAGAGGGATTTGCTTATTTAAAAAAAGCTTGCGCTATTGTAAATAATAAATTGAATAGATTAGATGAAGTAAAAACCGATGCAATTTGTGCAAGTTGTGATGAAGTTATTCAAGGAAAATTAGCAAATGAATTTCCTTTAGTTGTTTGGCAAACAGGTTCAGGTACTCAATCAAATATGAATATAAATGAAGTTGTAGCTTCAAGAGCAACAGAAATTTTGGGAAAAGATTTTAGAGTTGAAAAACTTATTCATCCAAATGACGATGTAAATAAAGGTCAAAGTTCAAACGATACTTATCCAACAGCTATGAGAATAGCTTTTGTTCTTGAAGTTCAAAAAAGATTAATTCCTGCAATAAATATTTTAAAAGATACTTTAGAAAATAAATCAAAAGAGTTTGAAAATATTGTAAAAATAGGAAGAACTCATCTTCAAGATGCAACTCCATTAACATTAGGACAAGAACTTTCAGCTTATGTTGATATGTTGAATAAAGCTTTAAATCAAATTGATGATTCTATGAAATATATTGTTGAATTAGCAATTGGTGGAACGGCTGTTGGAACGGGATTAAATTCTCATCCAGATTTTTCACCTATGGTTTGTGAAGTATTAAATATTTTAACTAATACAAAATATGAGTTTAAATCTCATCCAAATAAATTCCATGCTTTAACATCACATGATGGAGAAGTATTTTTAAGTGGAGCTTTAAATGCCCTTGCTTCAAATCTTATGAAAATAGCAAATGATATTAGATGGCTTTCATCAGGTCCTAGATGCGGAATAGGAGAAATTATAATTCCAGAAAATGAACCAGGAAGTTCAATAATGCCAGGAAAAGTAAATCCAACACAAAGTGAAGCTATGACGATGGTTGCTGTTCAAGTTATGGGGAATCATACAACAGTAAGTGTTGCTGCATCTCAGGGAAACTTTGAATTAAATGTATTTAAACCTGTAATTGCATTAAACATTATTCAATCAATAAGACTTCTAAGTGATACAATGCTTGCATTTAATGATAATTGTGCAGTTGGAATAGAGCCAAATTTAACAAATATTAATAAATATTTAAATGATTCACTTATGCTAGTAACGGCACTTAATCCATATATTGGTTATGAAAAAGCTGCCTTAATTGCAAAAACTGCACATAAAAATGGAACAACATTAAAACAAGAAGCTATAAATCTTGGAATTTTAAGTGAAACAGAGTTCGATTCTTATGTAAAACCTGAAGATATGATTAAACCTAGTTTATAA
- a CDS encoding PepSY-associated TM helix domain-containing protein — translation MLNEQLKIKFLTRSHTLLGLFAVFLFYISTYFGSITLFLPYLNSWELPSRHYSKEIKYEHLIDIELNKIVRENKLNIKNIEILLPSHRDNAIKISSLNQNSVYLNPYTKEILDTNNEYPTITELFNKFHTGENIPIIGMQVMGISSIIIIFLMISGIYLYILRKRNLKNSSKQNSNFRYKWHKNFGFILIPYVLIFALTGAFLGFMLSNSAPIALSATNFQNSNMSSLVRPILFSTKSNLEESQISARPKQLKELYEIANKNYSELEINKINIYNYRLDNSQTMFSGYLKNQKARTSSRINPLYIILDSKTGKVIEKKDFEEPHIMKKGLSAFYWLHFQTDEKLFTRVLFFILGIIMLVCLFFGYLLWAEKKLRNDNRYFDGLNRFSIALMLGIIPSSIFLIVMHWIIPSSTFDRVVWIEGLFYVSWSFYLFYSFKEESINKVLKMIFLSSSILFFLACFLHEINVDIMLFELLKQGLYSQFFIDLFLILFGIFFYILYKKVDKFSYYKKFEQKVIK, via the coding sequence ATGTTAAATGAACAATTAAAAATAAAATTTTTAACAAGAAGTCACACACTTTTAGGATTATTTGCAGTATTTTTATTTTATATTAGTACATATTTTGGTTCAATCACTCTTTTTTTACCTTATTTGAACTCTTGGGAATTACCATCACGGCACTATTCAAAAGAGATAAAATATGAACATTTAATAGATATTGAATTGAATAAAATAGTTAGAGAAAATAAGTTAAATATCAAAAATATAGAGATTCTATTACCAAGTCATAGAGATAATGCGATAAAAATTTCAAGTTTAAATCAAAATAGTGTTTATTTGAATCCTTACACCAAAGAGATTTTAGACACTAACAATGAATACCCAACAATTACAGAATTATTCAATAAATTTCATACAGGAGAAAATATTCCAATAATAGGAATGCAAGTTATGGGTATAAGTTCTATAATTATTATATTTTTAATGATTAGTGGAATTTATCTTTATATATTAAGAAAAAGAAATCTAAAAAATAGTTCAAAACAAAATAGTAATTTTAGATATAAATGGCATAAAAATTTTGGATTTATTTTGATTCCTTATGTATTAATTTTTGCATTAACAGGAGCATTTTTAGGTTTTATGCTTTCTAATTCTGCACCTATTGCACTTAGTGCAACAAATTTTCAAAATAGTAATATGAGTTCTTTAGTTAGACCTATTTTATTTTCAACAAAATCAAATCTTGAAGAATCTCAAATTAGTGCAAGACCTAAACAATTAAAAGAGTTGTATGAGATTGCAAATAAAAATTATTCTGAACTTGAAATAAATAAAATCAATATTTATAATTATAGATTAGATAATTCTCAAACTATGTTTAGCGGATATTTAAAAAATCAAAAAGCGAGAACTTCAAGTAGAATAAATCCTTTGTATATTATTTTGGATAGTAAAACAGGAAAAGTGATAGAAAAAAAAGATTTTGAAGAGCCTCATATTATGAAAAAAGGGCTTTCAGCTTTTTATTGGTTGCATTTTCAAACAGATGAAAAATTATTTACAAGAGTTTTATTTTTTATTTTAGGAATAATAATGCTTGTATGTTTATTTTTTGGATATTTATTATGGGCGGAGAAGAAACTTAGAAATGATAATAGATATTTTGATGGATTAAATCGGTTTTCAATTGCTTTGATGCTTGGAATAATTCCTTCAAGTATATTTTTAATAGTTATGCATTGGATAATTCCATCTAGTACCTTTGATAGAGTGGTTTGGATAGAAGGATTATTTTATGTTTCTTGGAGTTTTTATCTATTTTATAGTTTTAAAGAAGAGAGTATAAATAAGGTCTTGAAAATGATATTTTTATCTTCTTCAATTTTGTTTTTTTTAGCCTGTTTTTTACATGAAATTAATGTTGATATTATGTTATTTGAACTTTTAAAACAAGGATTATATTCTCAATTTTTCATAGATTTATTTTTAATTTTATTTGGAATATTTTTTTATATTCTATATAAAAAAGTTGATAAATTTTCTTATTATAAAAAATTTGAGCAAAAGGTAATTAAATGA